Proteins from one Acetobacteroides hydrogenigenes genomic window:
- a CDS encoding outer membrane lipoprotein-sorting protein has translation MLRWSTILIFFVTLFLGDDAIPQTPTAKEIIQKSDEKSRGRTSQGEMVMTVIRPDWSRSVTIKSWEKGDKLTMLLVTAPAKDKGQVFLKIKTDMWNWVPSIEKMVKIPPSMMMQAWMGSDFTNDDLVKESSIVKDYTHRLVGKDTVRSQLCYRIELTPLPSAAVTWGKVLMWVTVGDYLQWKAEFYDEDGELVNVMNASAVRRMGDREIPTRLEIVPVGKRGHKTVIDIRSTVFNQPMEDAFFSQQNMKRLSQSTR, from the coding sequence ATGCTACGATGGAGCACCATTCTCATTTTTTTCGTTACCCTATTCTTAGGTGACGATGCTATTCCCCAAACTCCAACCGCTAAGGAAATCATCCAAAAGTCCGACGAGAAGAGCCGCGGGCGAACCAGCCAAGGCGAAATGGTAATGACCGTTATCCGTCCCGACTGGTCGCGCTCGGTGACCATCAAGAGCTGGGAGAAGGGCGATAAGCTTACCATGCTGCTGGTCACGGCACCTGCCAAGGATAAGGGGCAGGTGTTCCTCAAGATTAAAACCGACATGTGGAACTGGGTGCCCTCCATCGAAAAGATGGTGAAGATACCGCCCTCGATGATGATGCAGGCGTGGATGGGCTCCGACTTTACCAACGACGATCTGGTGAAGGAGTCGTCCATCGTAAAGGACTACACCCACAGGCTTGTGGGGAAGGATACGGTTAGGAGCCAGCTGTGCTACAGGATTGAGCTGACTCCGCTGCCCAGCGCTGCCGTTACCTGGGGAAAGGTGCTGATGTGGGTTACCGTGGGCGACTACCTCCAGTGGAAGGCGGAGTTCTACGACGAGGATGGCGAGCTGGTGAACGTGATGAACGCCTCCGCGGTTAGGCGGATGGGCGATCGGGAAATCCCTACCCGGTTGGAGATTGTGCCCGTTGGCAAGCGCGGGCATAAGACGGTGATCGACATCCGAAGCACGGTGTTCAACCAGCCGATGGAGGACGCCTTCTTCTCGCAGCAGAACATGAAAAGGTTAAGCCAATCAACCCGATAA
- a CDS encoding ABC transporter permease has protein sequence MMSYPKIAWRNIWRNKRRTLITTASIFFGVLLSCFMTSLQEGSYAQYIQAIVNSYSGYLQIHQKGYWDDKVINNTFEMSPSISSKIGMVKEVTLFTPRLETFALASTEEITKGVMVIGIDPAKEDKITNISGKLVQGRYLGSDANGVVLGERLAQYLKLRPSDTLVLIGQGYHGVSAAGKYPVRGIMKHPAPEFDRSVVYMDIKTCQELYSAENRLTSIVVMVHGSDEVAPAQAKFSLLLGSGMEVIDWEEMNRILLKQIESDRAGHLIMRGILYMIIGFGILGTIMMMMAERRKEFGIMMAVGMQKYKLAVGLMLETFFIGMVGVAAGIAASIPVISYFLFHPIPLTGQAAEMMMQMGYPPEMYFSNEPSVFFEQALVVFILTMAVGLYPVVNIGRLRVIGALRG, from the coding sequence ATGATGAGCTACCCGAAAATAGCCTGGCGCAATATCTGGCGCAACAAGCGCCGAACGCTTATTACCACGGCATCCATCTTCTTTGGCGTGCTGCTCTCCTGCTTTATGACCTCCTTGCAGGAGGGCTCCTACGCCCAGTACATCCAAGCCATCGTCAACTCCTACTCGGGCTACCTGCAAATCCACCAGAAAGGCTACTGGGACGATAAGGTTATCAACAACACCTTCGAGATGAGCCCATCAATATCATCAAAAATAGGAATGGTAAAGGAGGTGACCCTTTTTACCCCACGGCTGGAAACCTTTGCGCTTGCCTCCACCGAGGAGATCACCAAGGGGGTGATGGTAATCGGCATCGACCCTGCGAAGGAGGATAAGATCACCAATATTTCGGGGAAACTAGTGCAGGGACGCTACCTAGGGAGCGATGCCAACGGCGTTGTGCTGGGCGAAAGGCTTGCCCAATACCTAAAGCTTCGGCCAAGCGATACGCTGGTGCTCATCGGGCAGGGGTACCACGGCGTAAGCGCTGCCGGAAAGTACCCGGTGCGGGGGATTATGAAGCATCCTGCGCCCGAGTTCGACCGAAGCGTGGTGTACATGGATATCAAAACCTGCCAGGAGCTCTACTCTGCCGAGAATCGGCTTACCTCCATCGTGGTTATGGTGCACGGTAGCGATGAGGTAGCACCTGCCCAAGCAAAGTTCAGCCTGCTGCTGGGTAGCGGCATGGAGGTTATAGACTGGGAGGAGATGAACCGCATCCTGCTGAAGCAGATCGAAAGCGATAGGGCCGGCCATCTAATCATGAGGGGCATCCTGTACATGATTATTGGCTTTGGCATACTGGGTACGATTATGATGATGATGGCCGAGCGCCGCAAGGAGTTTGGCATTATGATGGCCGTGGGCATGCAGAAGTACAAGCTTGCCGTGGGGCTGATGCTGGAGACCTTTTTCATCGGCATGGTAGGCGTTGCAGCCGGAATTGCGGCAAGCATTCCGGTTATCTCCTACTTCCTTTTCCATCCGATTCCCCTAACGGGGCAGGCTGCGGAGATGATGATGCAGATGGGGTATCCGCCCGAGATGTACTTCTCAAACGAGCCATCGGTTTTTTTTGAGCAGGCTCTTGTGGTTTTTATCCTAACTATGGCTGTTGGGCTATACCCCGTAGTGAATATTGGGCGTCTTAGGGTGATTGGGGCGTTGAGGGGGTGA